A genomic region of Glycine max cultivar Williams 82 chromosome 15, Glycine_max_v4.0, whole genome shotgun sequence contains the following coding sequences:
- the LOC100802302 gene encoding zinc finger CCCH domain-containing protein 48 isoform X2, with protein sequence MDTKFARRTERIGRTTCSYWRAGRCNKNPCRFLHIETPSPPAACGYGNTAYSYGKKPHSSSENTPKYGSKKALLRDNGDRGDATRMAKAFKKSSPRICKYWINNNCVHGEQCLYLHSWFRGDGFSTVTKLQEHKKVITGIALPVGSDKLYSGSTDGTVRIWDCHTGQCAKVINLGAEVTSLISEGSWIFVGLQNAVKAWNIQTMSEFTLDGPKGRVRAMTVGNNTLFAGAEDGVIFAWRGSSKADSPFELVASLTGHTKAVVCLVVGCKMLYSGSMDQSIKVWDMDTLQCTMTLNDHTDVVTSLICWDQYLLSSSSDRTIKVWACIEAGSLEVIYTHTEENGVVSLFGMPDAEGKPILFSSCRDNSVHMYELPS encoded by the exons ATGGATACAAAGTTTGCACGAAGGACTGAGCGCATTGGTAGAACAACATGCTCTTATTGGAGAGCTGGAAGATGTAACAAAAATCCTTGCAGATTTTTGCACATAGAGACACCATCTCCACCTGCTGCTTGTGGTTATGGCAATACTGCATATAGCTACGGAAAAAAGCCCCATTCCTCCTCTGAGAATACCCCGAAATATGGTTCAAAGAAAGCATTGCTTAGAGATAATGGAGATAGAGGAGATGCGACAAGGATGGCTAAGGCTTTCAAGAAATCATCACCAAGGATATGTAAATACTGGATCAACAACAATTGTGTACATGGTGAACAATGCCTGTATCTGCATTCATGGTTTCGTGGTGATGGGTTTTCCACCGTAACGAAACTTCAAGAACATAAGAAG GTTATCACTGGCATCGCACTTCCTGTTGGATCCGACAAACTTTATTCTGGCAGCACTGATGGGACAGTTAGGATATGGGACTGCCATACTGGTCAATGTGCTAAAGTCATCAATCTTGGTGCTGAGGTTACCTCTTTGATCAGTGAGGGGTCATGGATTTTTGTTGGTCTGCAAAATGCTGTCAAG GCTTGGAATATCCAGACCATGTCTGAGTTTACTCTTGATGGACCCAAAGGCCGAGTCCGTGCTATGACTGTTGGCAACAATACACTCTTTGCTGGTGCAGAG gaTGGTGTCATTTTTGCTTGGAGAGGAAGCTCTAAAGCCGATTCTCCTTTTGAACTGGTTGCGTCACTCACTGGCCACACTAAAGCAGTGGTTTGTCTGGTGGTTGGATGCAAGATGCTGTACTCCGGGTCCATGGACCAAAGCATAAAG GTCTGGGACATGGATACATTACAGTGTACAATGACACTAAATGATCATACTGACGTAGTCACATCCCTTATCTGTTGGGATCAATATCTGTTGTCTAGTTCATCTGACCGCACAATTAAAGTCTGGGCTTGCATTGAAGCAGGATCTTTGGAAGTGATATATACACACACCGAAGAAAAT GGTGTTGTTTCACTTTTTGGGATGCCTGATGCAGAGGGAAAGCCAATATTATTTTCCTCGTGCAGAGACAATTCAGTTCACATGTATGAATTGCCATCGTAA
- the LOC100802302 gene encoding zinc finger CCCH domain-containing protein 48 isoform X1, protein MDTKFARRTERIGRTTCSYWRAGRCNKNPCRFLHIETPSPPAACGYGNTAYSYGKKPHSSSENTPKYGSKKALLRDNGDRGDATRMAKAFKKSSPRICKYWINNNCVHGEQCLYLHSWFRGDGFSTVTKLQEHKKVITGIALPVGSDKLYSGSTDGTVRIWDCHTGQCAKVINLGAEVTSLISEGSWIFVGLQNAVKAWNIQTMSEFTLDGPKGRVRAMTVGNNTLFAGAEDGVIFAWRGSSKADSPFELVASLTGHTKAVVCLVVGCKMLYSGSMDQSIKVWDMDTLQCTMTLNDHTDVVTSLICWDQYLLSSSSDRTIKVWACIEAGSLEVIYTHTEENGVVSLFGMPDAEGKPILFSSCRDNSVHMYELPSFSERGRLFAKKDVALIELGPGGLFFTGDESGLLMVWKWLEVPKVASS, encoded by the exons ATGGATACAAAGTTTGCACGAAGGACTGAGCGCATTGGTAGAACAACATGCTCTTATTGGAGAGCTGGAAGATGTAACAAAAATCCTTGCAGATTTTTGCACATAGAGACACCATCTCCACCTGCTGCTTGTGGTTATGGCAATACTGCATATAGCTACGGAAAAAAGCCCCATTCCTCCTCTGAGAATACCCCGAAATATGGTTCAAAGAAAGCATTGCTTAGAGATAATGGAGATAGAGGAGATGCGACAAGGATGGCTAAGGCTTTCAAGAAATCATCACCAAGGATATGTAAATACTGGATCAACAACAATTGTGTACATGGTGAACAATGCCTGTATCTGCATTCATGGTTTCGTGGTGATGGGTTTTCCACCGTAACGAAACTTCAAGAACATAAGAAG GTTATCACTGGCATCGCACTTCCTGTTGGATCCGACAAACTTTATTCTGGCAGCACTGATGGGACAGTTAGGATATGGGACTGCCATACTGGTCAATGTGCTAAAGTCATCAATCTTGGTGCTGAGGTTACCTCTTTGATCAGTGAGGGGTCATGGATTTTTGTTGGTCTGCAAAATGCTGTCAAG GCTTGGAATATCCAGACCATGTCTGAGTTTACTCTTGATGGACCCAAAGGCCGAGTCCGTGCTATGACTGTTGGCAACAATACACTCTTTGCTGGTGCAGAG gaTGGTGTCATTTTTGCTTGGAGAGGAAGCTCTAAAGCCGATTCTCCTTTTGAACTGGTTGCGTCACTCACTGGCCACACTAAAGCAGTGGTTTGTCTGGTGGTTGGATGCAAGATGCTGTACTCCGGGTCCATGGACCAAAGCATAAAG GTCTGGGACATGGATACATTACAGTGTACAATGACACTAAATGATCATACTGACGTAGTCACATCCCTTATCTGTTGGGATCAATATCTGTTGTCTAGTTCATCTGACCGCACAATTAAAGTCTGGGCTTGCATTGAAGCAGGATCTTTGGAAGTGATATATACACACACCGAAGAAAAT GGTGTTGTTTCACTTTTTGGGATGCCTGATGCAGAGGGAAAGCCAATATTATTTTCCTCGTGCAGAGACAATTCAGTTCACATGTATGAATTGCCATC ATTTTCAGAGAGGGGACGTTTATTTGCCAAGAAAGATGTTGCATTAATTGAGTTAGGTCCTGGTGGCCTCTTCTTCACAGGAGATGAGAGTGGTTTGCTGATGGTGTGGAAATGGTTGGAGGTACCCAAGGTGGCATCCTCTTGA